The sequence TGTGAAGACAACACTTCAGAACAAAATGGAGGATGAATTTCTTGCCGATTATATTGTTTGATACTGCATTGAACCATATTTAGCTaagaatatatatgtatattctaTTATAGATGAATTTATGTTTCAAAATCTCGTAGGGCTCATTTCTTTGAATAGTATAATGTCtttatgtatataatatttttttgataataatatataatttattacatTAAGTTCAAATTCTCCAACTCTAATTTCTGAATCCGtctttgagtttgatgtatagTTGCAATCTAGATTCCCAAGATGTGATCCCCTTATTTTTACGAAATATTGCAACCGTTGGATTAACATGCATCATGATATATAAAACTTTGTTgcttgtatttaaaaaaaaatcagggAATTGATTAATTTGAGATATATTATATTAAGGGATCGATAATAGCTCAATTGATTCTTTAAGTTTTTCATGACTTTTGTATTTTGCTCTGATAATTTAGGTTGTGTTTTTGGTCTTAATACttttttgatggattgttgaCTCTTTATGTGTTATTTGACATTTTGATATTTGTTTGTATCACATTAGCATTTTCTGATATCAAGTAATTACTCcaacaaaaaaaatcagaaaccaAAACATAAGCTTATTTACAAGATCAAAATCCAAATTTAACTATTttcttttatataaaatataattttatcctTTGAGATGACGTATGATGTAGAAAAATGAAAGGAAAAACATCCATATGTGGGGACCCTTGAACAGTTATACGATAAAGCTTTCTTTTGagttgatttgatttgaaatgaaatttttgttttgtaccACACAAAGATGAGGTTCTTGGATCCCCTGGTGCTATATACATTAAATGTACAACTTGACAAATATGTAGGAAAACTAATTAATTTACTTGAAATATTATATAGTGGGGAATTGATTAAAATATCTtgaaatacatttaaaatatatatcatggtGATCATTTGCTCTCTCACCTTGTCAAATGCACATGTATGTTAATGTTAGAATGAAAAGAAAAAGTTATAAACCTTATATTCCACATGACTAATAGCATATATATCGAACGCTTAAttcatttataaatttaaaatatcgaTTAAATTAGAGGATTGAATACAGGAACTCAAATATTAATTCTTCAGAAATTCAACATTTAAGTAAATATCATGAATTTCAAGCGTACGTTACACGTccaaaaagataaaaataaaagaaggaAATAATTAACGCTTTGGTGATTTAAATATGAAATTGGATTACATCCATACATgcgaataaatatatataatttaaaagaaaaaaaaaacccaacgACATACATATTAAATatcagcatatatatatatatatattaattaaggaAATTGGAATTGGGTAAATTGATCGAGATTATGGTTGAAATTAGGGTCCATCATTGCATAATCCGGGACATGGAAAAATGGATCTGCAGGCGGCGGCAAAGTAACATGATGGtccaaaatttgataattagCTTCTAATCTGGCTCGAGCTAAAATTAGATCATGTTGTAGCTCCGCCATCTTGCGTTGCAAGGAGACAATGGCCCCAATGCAACCGTAAATGGGATCCCTCAATCTCACCTCCGCCTCGTAGACGAGTGAATTCACGGTGTCCTCTCGCTCATCCTCACCCACCTCCTTCAGTATCTTGCTAACGTTGCTCGCCCCAAATACTTTGTGCACCTTTGCGAACTTTTTCGGCTCGTCCGACCGAAAATATGGCGCGAATTGACAATTAGGGAAACATCTTCTCTTCAAGTATTTGCAGGCTGCACATGAAGAGCTTGAACGACCTGCAGCTTCATGACTACTACTACTACTCCTACTCttcattataatatatataatactaaTGTTTCATGTCCCCCCCCACTTTTATAGCCAGCCAAATTTCtttctattttaaaaatatatcaatattaaatgaatttaaattcAAAACCCTATGATCTATTATGTAAACATATATAAATCTCTCAAACTTGTTTGTTTTTCTATATAGTACTAATTATATTactcattattttattttttttaaaataatattaattacgTACACATTATTTAACAAGTCATGATAATATATATGCATGCGCAATACTCTACTCTCAACtaattttaacatattttttGTCCATTAACTCgtctaattttaaatttgatacacTAAGGCACCATTCTGTTCACCATATTACTAATATACGTATAACACAtctcacgttcttctcatcatattacttcttcatatattaactatttattttacatcaatcaaatcattaattatttatttcacatcaatcaaatcattgaactcaaattactatattatcccttataaataatataatttttattttatttattgttaaaaagacaaaatagtcatttaatattttaatataaaatttaatcaatcaaatcaaataaaccatacTCTATTAATCAAATTCAAtactattttaactatcatttcttatttattttttattacattatattacttatctgtatattacttatatcatatctcaaaccaaacggtgcctaaATAATAATTTGTGATGCCACATATATAAGGCTTTGTTTTGTATCCTATGTTTGCATTTTTCAGTGCCAAATCAGTATTTTTTGGACTAAAACCCTATGACATGACATAAAATTATGAAATGATCAATATTCAAATTACTagataaaaatacaattttccATAATTTTCTCTTAATTATGTGAAAACATGACATATCTTATCAGTACTAACTCGATAGTATAATAAGCTCAAATGGGAAGCCAATCCCAAAAAATTAATGCACTGTTACAAGAGGACTTCTCAAATTTATGAAATACTCAACATTtcgttgaaattttttttaaacaaacatTTTGGGGAAAAGTTGATGTAGGATGATAATACTATTTATTTTCCCTATTTTCATCAAGTGGCCTTGTCATCATTGAAGAACTAGTCTCATCTTACTCTTCATTTCTGGGAAAATAGCACTAAAaacaatcaaaaaataaaattatatgatTAATCTCTAATTTTGAAAACTTAGAGAATGAAAACAGAAAACAAGACATGCAACAGACAATGGCATATCTTGTAATTTTCTCCTCTCTAAGACGAGCAAATTGGTGTATATATAGTTTTATGTTTAAAAAGCAAAGTCACAAGATTTTGtgcgtgtgtgtatatatatatacatatcacaaaattttatatgaGATAGTTTCACGAGTCAATTTTATCAGACGAATCTCTTAGTAAACCCGAACAATAAAAagatattactttttattataaatataagagTCGGATCAACTCGTCTTACATATATAAAGCCGTGAGATCGTCTCACaataaaacacacacacacacatatatatatatatagataaattttCAGCTGCACAATCATGTTTTCCCACTTGGTCCGCGActactaaaacccggtagtggtttttagtgatttttgtttttttttcgcatcactaaaacccactaccgggttttagtggtcgcgaaCCAAGTGGAGAAACATGGTTGAgcagctgaaaatttatatatatatatatatatatatatatataacatgattAATTATTGACGGGAATTAAAAGTAGCTGGGAATTTAATTAAATGTCATTATCAGGTTGCATGATGGGAAATGATAGTTCATGCACAAAGTAGACGAGACAATCGTGGCTTCATGAGAATAATATATACGGGGACCCGAACTCATTCAAAAAGCTTTAGTTAGATGAGATGTTTCACAATATATCAAATTGATTCAAGAAAAGCTATTTCACTAGAAAAGAAAAGCCTACTTAAAAATGGTTTCATGCACAACATGGAAACCTATTACAACCTACAATTTTATCATCATAACAACATCAAGTTGGATCATTATTGGCACTAGCATGTTATATCATGATacaaattaaatgaaaaaaagaaattGATCTCATTCTCAAAATGGAAACCTATATATGTTACCTACAATGCCTAATGTATGATCAAAATAAATTGATtcatcttatttatttttctatcaTAGGCGTGACTATAAATAAGTTCACTTTTCTCCAAACCACATCTTTCACCTTTAAATGTTGATTGTGCGCTGAGTCTGGTATGAATATATTTTATTAGGAGAAATTATAGTTTTGGTTATATAAAAATTTGGTCGTTTTccatttttaattatattaattgtcAAACTACAGTTTTTATTTTCCAGTAAGTTGgtcattattgttattatttttagtcaTTTTCACCGAATTAAAAAAACTGATTATTGGATACACCAACAATATCTAGTGCCACCTCATCATTATCCATCATCAAATTCAATGGAAAATGACTACAAATAAAAACAAGGACCAATTTATTGAACTAAGACTTTACaaaactaaaaatcaaaatgataTTGGGGTTTGGTTCATTAACTTATCAAACATTGGTTTTCGTATATTAAAgttaattttcaattatttttgtCCAATTACTGACATTGTGTGGATAAGCTAGCATTTTGTGACGTTGCACACAACAATTTATGATGTTATGTTTACATGTTCCCGTTGGACTTTGAGATTATTTGTTATTGGGCTTCTTCCATTGTAAATGGAAATTGGACATGTTGATATTAGTCTTTTTCCATTGTGAATGAAAATTGGACTTTTCATATGGGAGGCATGTCGGAGTGTCCCACATTGAATAGAAAAGAGAAAATAGATGAGCTTAtattgtattaaattttatgaaggtGTAAGAATACTTGGTCAAGAGACTCTCTCTCGCACACCTTTGCACACGGTAGGTGGAAATCAAGAGCTCGATTTGAACTGGAAATTGCTTGACATGTGTTAAAGAGTACGAGCATGACCTAGGTGTTTCTGATCTATTTCTCTCTATATTTTGCCTTCTGCTTATGCTCCATTCGTTATTATAAAGTTCAGGTACATCCTCAGTTCGTTGGTGTAGTCGTCCATCTTATTTCTAGAAGAACATACCGGAGGGAACAAATCTGTTTTAAGAAAACTGTACTTCGTACAAGCCTCAGTTTGGTTTATCTGTTTACTTTCAAAGTGTTCACACTCATTTATTTATTGCATTGTTTACTCTTGTTGTGCTGATTCTGTTGTATTCATAATTCTGGATTTAGAATTTTCtctaaaaaaacataaaacaaatcTTGTACTCATTACGTGAATTGTCTTAGAAATGGCTTCTGCTTTAAGTGAAAAAAACGTGCAAAAGGGAACTGGTTACATCTCGTAATGTTATGATTCCTGTGCCTAACAGTCATGGAGAAAAACAAGAGATGTTCACTAGTGTGGggtctcgggttgctaatctcaaactAGGGCAATAATTTGAAGCTTAAAGAAAACATACAAGATTATTCAagcaactaaaaaaaataatttttttaacaaagtgcacctcgctcgatcggtcaacaACAAAAGATCAAGCGAGCAAAAAAAGAGCAATCTCGGTTTGACAAATgtcaggcctcgctcgatcggtcaaagtctaccaatcgagcgagcacacTTTGCTCAAAAATCTCCAGAATTCTGTTCTTGATGTTGCTGTAAAAAATATACAAGTCCAAgcataaaatcaagtctgaaataGCATATAACCATGAACTAATTATTAGACATCATACAAGTATTTCTACAACATCAAGTAGtccaaaatatatcaaacaaaGCTAGACTACCTAAGATTCAACATGTACTTTAATCTCAATACAACAatgttttctaacatgtttttTAATATCAAAAGTACATCGATTCTGCTACAACAACCCGAGTCCCACGTCTagactctctctcgagctacccATATCCATTTcggccagctcctgccccatctgttgtcatccatacatacaaaacaagacaacagccggataactccggtgagaatataattcccagtataaacgaCATATACATAtcaaattcatatcaattcaactctaaatacttcaaatcaaaGCTTCGAATCAATACATCAAATCATACTtcaaatcaatatatatatatatagcgcGCTAAATAATTGATTCATAATAAATCACTGcaatcaagattcgtatacgatcttgacatggatatccatataTTGTAGTCATCTGACTaaaaaataaggtccatctgaccttggaaatagaatcaattcaatttttttcatatcataTATAACTCAATAAAGATACACTaactgagatggatcgacaacatcaaattctaaatcaagaataaagagtaataagtatgtggtttatcGGGACAACtaaagaagcttcattcttgagtttcaaacccctgactctcgatgtcgtcttatacttGTCAATCTCGATTATTGAGGTGCTCCACATCTGGACACTATCAAAAGAATACATATCAAACTTAATTTTATATCTTAATTTTATTCAAGAAAACCAACAACTGATCCTTAATTTTCTCAACAAACATTAATTATCCATTCATCTCATCATATGGTAATCGGgatcctcctcctcctcctccttcaAGTCCCTTGACATGGGAGATCAAACTCCGCCACACACGCCCACCTCgccctcctcctcctcctcctccgccGCCGCACCTCCATTGTGAATGAAAATTGGACTTTTCATATGGGAGGCATGTCGGAGTGTCCCACATTGAATAGAAAAGAGAAAATAGATGAGCTTAtattgtattaaattttatgaaggtGTAAGAATAATTGGTCAAGAGACTCTCTCTCGCACACCTTTGCACACGATTTGACCTAGGTGTTTCTGATCTATTTCTCTCTATATTCTGCCTCCTGTTTCTGCCCTCTTGCTTCTGCTCCATTAGTTATTATAAAGTTCAGGTACATCCTCAGTTCATTGGTGTAGTCGTCCATCTTATTCCTAGAAGAACATACCGGAGGGAATAAATCTGTTTTAAGGAAACTGTACTTCGTACAAGCCTCAGTTTGGTTTATCTGTTTACTTTCAAAGTGTTCACACTCATTTATTTATTGCATTGTTTACTCTTGTTGTGTTGATTCTGTTGTATTCACAATTCTGGATTTAGAATTTTCtctaaaaaaacataaaacaaatcTTGTACTCATTACGTGAATTGTCTCGGAAATGGCTTCTGCTTTAAGTGAAACAAACGTGCAAAAGGGAACTGGTTATATCTCGTGATGTTATGATTCCTGTGCCTAACAGTCATGGAGAAAAACCAGAGATGTTCACTAGTGTGGGGTCTCGGTTTGCTAATCTCAAACTAGGGCAATAATTTGAAGCTTAAAGAAAACATACAATATTATTCaagaaactaaaaaaataattttttttaacaaagtgcacctcgctcgatcgctCAACAACAAAAGATCAAGCGAGCAGAAAAAGAGCACTCTCGGGTTTGACAAATgtcaggcctcgctcgatcggtcaaagtctaccgatcgagcgagcacactcTGCTCGAAAATCTCCAGAATTCTGTTCTTGATGTTGCTGTCAAAAATATAAAAGTCCAAgcataaaatcaagtctgaaatgGCATATAACCATGAACTAAGTATTAGACATCATACAAGTATTTCTACAACATCAAGTAGtccaaaatatatcaaacaaaGCTAGACTACCTAAGATTCAACATGTACTTTAATCTCAATACAACAatgttttctaacatgtttgtcAATATCAAAAGTACATCGATTCTGCTACAACAACCCGAGTCCCACGTCTAGACTCTCACTTGAGCTACCCATATCCATTTcggccagctcctgccccatctgttgtcatccacacatacaaaacaagacaactgctggataactccgatgagaatataattcccagtataaaagacatatacatatcaaattcatatcaattcaactCTAAATACTTCAAATCAATGCTTCGAAACAATACATCAAATCATACTTCAaatcaatatatttatatagcgcgctaaataattgattcataataaatcactgcaatcaagattcgtatacgatcttgacatggatatccatctattgTAGTCATCTGACtcaaaaataaggtccatctgaccttggcactagaatcaattcaatttttttcatatcatatataactcaataaagatccactaactgagatggatcgaaaaaatcaaattctaaatcaagaataaagagtaataagtatgtggtttttcgGGACAACtaaagaagcttcattcttgagtttcaaacccctgactctcgatgtcgtcttatacttGTCAATATCGATTCTTGAGGTGCTCCACATCTGGACACTATCAAAAGAATACATATCAAACTTCTGTTCAAAACTTCAACTCAATCTTTaaggctaacaagtcacaaCCCTTGTTCTTTCGTCAATCGGTTTCGACATTGGTCTTCTTAACATGAAGCCCTGTGTTTTCAATATGAAAACACAGCATATATATCCAAGaatatcagcaagaactcaaacAATATCCATATCAATAAATCTAGACTTAAAAACTTGCCAATAATTGACCCGACGACATAACGGTTAAAATCGAACAACCGTAACTCATTCCTATCAATTCTAtcattcaaataaacttcaaacaCAAATCATAACAGCCATATATCATAAAACATCAGCAAAATCAGAAGCATAGGATCGAATATAACTTCTGAAAAATCATAGCAATTGCAACCGACTCTTGTTCTTCGATACAACTTCGATATCGTAATACATATCAAGTTTAAAAATCATATTAACTTCTAATACACCTCCTAAAACAAATATATCAGCATAAACCAGCAACATCAAAGGTGTAATAAGTCTAATATAAGCTAGAAATTCGTATCAAATTCCAACGACATCCGTTCTTCGTTCCGTTTTCGAATACACAAGATATAGAAGCTCAAGAAAAATAACTCATGATTCAATTCTTAGCCCTCGTCTCAAGGATTCCGGAACTAAGCTCGAAATTAAAATCGGTTGGCCGAATCATAAGATATCTAAGTTTGAAGACAAAGTTTTTACTTGAGGTTTTGTTTTCCCCTTCCTTCTCAGTTTGTGGCTGCTGAAAATCTGAAGGAATCCATTTCATTACACCTCAATGTATACATGTACACGTGTGATTTCCCACTTGCAAGgagaaattgcactttggcccctcaactctTTA comes from Henckelia pumila isolate YLH828 chromosome 4, ASM3356847v2, whole genome shotgun sequence and encodes:
- the LOC140862773 gene encoding LOB domain-containing protein 21-like, with protein sequence MKSRSSSSSHEAAGRSSSSCAACKYLKRRCFPNCQFAPYFRSDEPKKFAKVHKVFGASNVSKILKEVGEDEREDTVNSLVYEAEVRLRDPIYGCIGAIVSLQRKMAELQHDLILARARLEANYQILDHHVTLPPPADPFFHVPDYAMMDPNFNHNLDQFTQFQFP